The Prochlorococcus marinus str. MIT 9301 genome window below encodes:
- a CDS encoding AAA family ATPase gives MTKTSTDIEKFQYDHIFNLILGIFKFSEKKYGNFVKDVIRILLEFEKNGETIIDVDNSLIIFELLEDGWPNKHIDVLKNLGLIGSLDSPFVLVNRKLSLSKWSKKIERVINLFIKKIDTDNLMNSIIYKDDNKIDQIKNIFKYSNLVFLQGGPGTGKTTLIIKLILELLQIDNFLNIGLSAPTGKATARLKEALNDKKNISFSKFLDQIEFQTLHRWILNSKNKSLTLKFKLKELDIFIIDEMSMVNIDLIESVLNLLAKDCKIILVGDKNQLSPVNNCSIWNYLFEYSDNSSIKSCVVNLEKTYRNIGDIALISSLIFNNDFSLLNQKIKELEKDNNSKEITISKSRKKDIPKDLLFSITSHLKQLNISTSNLSKKKYIFDKCIDNLLLNEKDLVDKIFLDLQSHLILCEKNSGIWSVEYLNEIVFGQKKPYDLKTLKEGIPIMCTKNNNELGLSNGDIGVLIGLENKRKYLFRKFNDNNEEIVTLIDPSNLENVVPAIAITIHKSQGSESEKVNILWSQNYRRNQYAVKEKKDSQNSFCRDNFERRLFYTAVTRAKKSLNIYYLN, from the coding sequence ATGACTAAAACTTCCACTGATATTGAAAAGTTCCAATACGATCATATATTTAATTTAATTTTAGGTATTTTCAAATTTAGTGAAAAAAAATATGGAAATTTCGTAAAAGATGTAATAAGAATTTTATTAGAGTTTGAAAAAAATGGTGAAACTATTATTGATGTTGATAATAGTTTAATAATCTTTGAATTATTAGAGGATGGCTGGCCCAATAAACATATAGATGTTTTAAAAAATTTAGGTTTGATTGGTTCCCTTGATTCTCCATTCGTATTAGTAAATAGAAAATTATCCTTATCAAAATGGTCAAAAAAGATAGAAAGAGTTATTAATTTATTTATAAAAAAAATAGATACCGATAATTTAATGAACTCAATAATTTATAAAGATGATAATAAAATTGATCAAATTAAAAATATATTTAAATATTCAAACTTAGTTTTCCTTCAAGGAGGACCAGGCACGGGTAAAACCACTTTAATAATAAAGTTAATACTAGAACTGCTTCAAATTGATAACTTTTTAAATATTGGTTTGTCTGCTCCAACTGGTAAAGCTACAGCTCGTTTAAAAGAAGCCCTTAATGATAAAAAAAATATTTCCTTTAGCAAATTTCTAGATCAGATAGAATTTCAAACTTTACATAGATGGATTTTAAATTCTAAAAATAAATCTCTTACTTTGAAATTTAAACTAAAAGAGCTTGATATTTTTATAATTGATGAAATGTCAATGGTTAATATCGATTTGATTGAATCAGTTTTAAATTTGCTAGCAAAGGATTGTAAAATTATTTTAGTTGGTGATAAAAATCAATTGTCTCCAGTAAATAACTGTTCTATATGGAATTATTTGTTTGAATATTCCGACAATAGTTCAATTAAATCTTGTGTAGTAAATTTAGAAAAAACTTATAGAAACATTGGAGATATAGCATTAATTAGTAGTTTAATATTTAATAATGATTTTTCTTTACTTAATCAAAAGATAAAAGAATTAGAAAAAGATAATAATTCAAAAGAAATTACTATTTCAAAGAGTAGAAAAAAAGATATTCCAAAAGATCTATTATTTTCGATTACAAGTCATCTAAAACAGTTAAATATTTCAACTTCAAATTTAAGTAAAAAAAAATATATATTTGATAAGTGTATTGATAATTTGTTGCTTAATGAAAAAGATTTAGTAGATAAGATATTTCTGGATTTACAAAGTCACTTAATTTTATGCGAAAAAAATTCCGGAATATGGAGTGTTGAATATTTGAATGAAATTGTTTTTGGTCAAAAAAAACCCTATGACCTTAAAACTCTTAAAGAGGGTATTCCGATCATGTGTACAAAAAATAATAATGAACTAGGATTGTCAAATGGGGATATCGGAGTACTTATAGGTTTAGAAAATAAAAGAAAATATCTTTTTAGAAAATTTAATGATAATAACGAAGAAATTGTCACATTAATTGATCCATCTAATTTAGAAAATGTTGTACCAGCAATAGCCATTACTATTCATAAATCTCAAGGAAGTGAATCTGAAAAAGTAAACATTTTGTGGTCCCAAAACTATAGAAGAAATCAATATGCTGTAAAAGAAAAAAAAGATAGTCAAAATAGCTTTTGCAGAGATAATTTTGAAAGAAGGTTATTTTATACTGCTGTTACAAGAGCGAAAAAATCTTTAAATATATATTATTTAAATTAA
- a CDS encoding UvrD-helicase domain-containing protein, with amino-acid sequence MDINQIKLDNKFKLVEASAGTGKSFTLAHIVLRNVLEKKVKPDEILLLSFTKNTCSELRDKILLRFHTLKVYLQSHNEVKIDNTLKDWYLNFKDKDESKENIISEIDNFINQFYKLKVITFHAFCNDIIDEYSIEIGVTQDPYIENNIDNFYKDVIDNLWIDDFLNLNHELISAVNKKKISSRFGSRINKSFFVEILKNIDQENICKFQINNKYKNIDFNNYFNQFFYLNWNDFCFEWNKKGKELFLQLIELGKLIKESGGKSQIYAAKPRNDKFNQINCWIEEINKRLNSKNIIDLIYDISKDDLLSKYFYIENISKEINKHNLKLDFTKFNSLQDKIYKIKEGFFTEFVRIFTQLAYIKLIELKKSFSILNFNDLIKTVENTFLDSEICNSNTLSKIQKRFKCVLVDEFQDTDITQWNLIKKFFNTKNHFLLCVGDPKQAIYKFRGGDIETYLDARSNAIEVFNLTDNYRSSKKLIDVLNKLYKNGLKQSKLKYSKLTSTINEDINYEFKFKDVFEIVEFSKKETDIEDLVTHYIVNFILNNKEIDINKIAILTLNNSQCLDFKKKLNQFNLPCKIQNKQNIFDTEASSLLFLFIECLLNPRSLKNITLLATSKFIEIKLEDLLDHGISNNLEILINKCITWSHELREKGFLNIVNELLINYKSSSIIQDSDLNLNLFQLSEIVEIELINNDFDINIVFNWYKNQLDHILRISTGEDFLTKDYNLQNGINLSTIHSSKGLEFEIVLCPYLSIISNKSNKIKGPLWKSNIDRNIYVNISNNYSKVEKFKLIEEEDLFKESERLIYVALTRSKYKLIVFNDLEDTNNILNNDLLNNLENINIYKSNFQVRIEKEKIKEIFSKFRTKRLNNNLWKIDNFNKKISNVFNSDQFISYSSYSSWIRKDKNIDAVINQYKDYEDNISIIKDSNFKNSKNNPNYFSYPNPLSEFPKGNIAGTCLHKILERFEFRNDNNQELIDLIIEELNFHQIDTSLAFKVKDAILRIINISLGRELQNKKLVDIPNDYLIKELKYDLTLSYEGRNINSNDISNCFFLDQEYEFGEEYANKINDLQIMNKGFHSGCIDCVFPVGNKLEDSKWWVIDWKSNLISGSDNSDCLPRNYNYENMRNEMIKHHYPLQSHLYLLALHRLLKWRLKNYQPHKHLGGYIYLFLKGLPDSELFEKSKSEDISPGIFISKAPLKRINYLDNLF; translated from the coding sequence ATGGATATTAATCAAATTAAATTAGATAATAAGTTTAAATTAGTAGAAGCAAGTGCGGGAACGGGTAAGAGTTTTACTTTGGCTCACATAGTTTTAAGAAATGTTTTGGAGAAAAAAGTTAAACCAGATGAGATACTCTTGCTGAGTTTTACGAAAAATACTTGTTCAGAATTAAGAGATAAAATACTCTTGAGATTTCATACTTTAAAAGTATATTTGCAAAGTCATAATGAAGTTAAGATAGATAATACTCTTAAGGATTGGTATTTAAATTTTAAGGATAAAGATGAATCTAAGGAAAATATAATTTCCGAAATTGATAATTTTATAAATCAATTCTACAAGTTAAAAGTAATTACATTCCATGCTTTTTGTAATGATATTATTGATGAATATAGTATTGAAATAGGTGTAACTCAAGATCCATATATTGAGAATAATATTGATAATTTTTATAAAGATGTAATAGATAATTTGTGGATTGATGATTTTCTGAATCTTAATCATGAGCTTATTTCAGCGGTCAACAAAAAAAAAATAAGTTCTAGATTTGGAAGTAGGATCAATAAGTCATTTTTTGTAGAAATTTTAAAAAATATAGATCAAGAAAATATCTGTAAATTTCAAATAAATAATAAATATAAGAATATTGATTTTAATAATTATTTTAATCAATTTTTTTATTTAAATTGGAACGATTTTTGTTTTGAATGGAATAAGAAAGGTAAGGAATTATTTTTACAACTCATAGAGTTGGGAAAATTAATTAAGGAGAGTGGTGGAAAAAGTCAAATATATGCTGCAAAACCAAGAAATGATAAGTTTAATCAAATAAATTGTTGGATTGAAGAGATTAACAAAAGACTTAATTCTAAAAATATTATTGATTTAATATATGATATTTCTAAGGATGATCTTTTATCTAAATATTTTTATATTGAAAATATATCTAAAGAAATTAATAAACATAATCTAAAATTAGATTTTACTAAATTTAATTCATTACAAGATAAAATTTATAAAATAAAAGAAGGTTTCTTTACTGAATTTGTAAGAATATTTACCCAATTAGCTTATATAAAATTAATTGAATTAAAGAAAAGTTTTTCTATTTTAAACTTCAATGATCTTATCAAGACTGTAGAAAATACATTTCTAGATTCGGAAATTTGTAATAGTAATACTCTATCTAAAATTCAAAAAAGATTTAAATGTGTCTTAGTTGATGAGTTCCAAGATACAGATATTACTCAGTGGAATTTAATAAAAAAGTTCTTTAATACAAAAAATCATTTTTTACTTTGCGTAGGTGATCCAAAACAAGCGATTTACAAATTTAGAGGTGGAGATATTGAAACTTACTTAGATGCAAGATCTAATGCAATCGAAGTCTTTAATCTTACAGATAACTATAGATCCTCAAAAAAGTTAATCGATGTTCTTAATAAACTTTATAAGAATGGACTTAAACAATCAAAACTAAAATATAGTAAATTAACCTCAACAATTAATGAAGATATTAATTATGAATTTAAATTTAAGGATGTATTTGAAATTGTAGAGTTTTCAAAAAAAGAGACTGATATAGAGGATCTTGTAACTCACTATATAGTTAACTTTATTTTAAATAATAAAGAAATTGATATTAATAAAATTGCGATTCTTACATTAAATAATTCGCAATGCTTAGATTTTAAAAAAAAATTAAATCAGTTTAACCTCCCATGCAAAATTCAAAATAAGCAAAATATTTTTGATACAGAAGCAAGTTCTTTACTATTTTTATTCATCGAATGTTTATTAAATCCGAGGTCTTTAAAAAATATAACTTTGCTAGCTACTTCAAAGTTTATAGAAATAAAATTAGAAGATTTACTTGATCATGGAATTAGTAATAATTTAGAAATTTTAATTAATAAATGCATTACTTGGTCCCACGAACTAAGAGAAAAAGGTTTTTTAAACATTGTTAATGAACTACTTATAAATTACAAGTCATCCTCGATTATTCAAGATTCAGATTTAAATTTAAATTTATTTCAACTTTCAGAAATTGTTGAAATAGAGTTAATAAATAATGATTTTGATATCAATATAGTCTTCAACTGGTATAAAAATCAGTTAGATCATATTTTAAGAATTTCTACTGGCGAAGATTTTTTGACGAAAGATTATAATCTTCAAAATGGAATAAATCTTTCTACCATTCATAGTAGTAAGGGCCTCGAATTTGAAATAGTCCTATGTCCATATCTCTCAATTATTTCAAATAAGTCAAATAAAATTAAAGGACCTCTTTGGAAATCGAATATTGATAGAAATATATATGTTAATATTTCTAATAATTACTCTAAAGTTGAAAAATTTAAATTAATAGAAGAAGAAGATTTATTTAAAGAAAGTGAGAGGTTAATTTATGTAGCACTTACCAGGAGCAAATATAAACTTATTGTTTTTAATGATTTAGAGGATACAAATAATATTTTAAATAATGATTTACTTAATAATTTGGAAAATATCAATATTTACAAGTCTAATTTTCAAGTCAGGATAGAAAAAGAGAAAATAAAAGAAATTTTTTCGAAGTTCCGAACCAAGCGATTGAATAATAATCTTTGGAAAATCGATAACTTTAATAAGAAAATATCTAATGTATTTAATTCTGATCAATTTATTTCTTATTCAAGTTATTCTTCTTGGATACGTAAAGATAAAAATATTGATGCAGTTATTAATCAATATAAGGATTATGAAGATAATATATCAATTATCAAAGATTCTAATTTTAAGAATTCAAAGAATAATCCTAATTATTTTTCTTATCCAAATCCCTTAAGTGAATTTCCCAAAGGAAATATTGCTGGGACTTGCCTGCACAAAATATTAGAAAGATTTGAATTTAGAAACGATAATAATCAAGAATTAATTGATTTAATTATTGAGGAATTGAATTTTCATCAAATAGATACTTCTTTAGCTTTTAAAGTAAAAGATGCGATTTTAAGAATCATAAATATATCTTTAGGAAGAGAATTACAAAATAAGAAACTAGTTGATATTCCAAATGATTACTTAATTAAGGAACTCAAATATGATTTAACCCTATCTTATGAAGGTAGAAATATTAATTCTAATGATATATCAAATTGCTTTTTTTTAGATCAAGAATATGAATTTGGTGAAGAATATGCAAATAAAATAAATGATCTTCAAATTATGAATAAAGGCTTTCATTCAGGATGTATTGATTGTGTTTTCCCTGTAGGAAATAAATTAGAAGATAGTAAATGGTGGGTAATTGACTGGAAAAGTAATTTGATTTCTGGTAGTGATAATAGTGATTGTTTACCGAGAAACTATAACTATGAAAATATGAGAAATGAAATGATTAAACATCATTATCCATTGCAATCTCATCTTTATTTATTAGCATTGCATAGATTATTGAAGTGGCGACTTAAAAATTATCAACCACATAAACATCTAGGAGGATATATTTATTTGTTTTTAAAGGGATTGCCAGATTCTGAATTATTTGAAAAGTCTAAGTCTGAAGATATATCTCCAGGTATTTTTATTAGCAAAGCACCTTTAAAAAGAATTAATTATTTAGATAACCTTTTTTAA
- a CDS encoding methyltransferase family protein, with protein sequence MSKFKLKNFFKAAYDLMLVFLQFFIISLHFFQWEFLPKKQIIQASPFSYFMGLLIIIIAFILMLVSIKDLGRNLSPFPRPINNSNLVTTGIYRFTRHPMYYSLLFISIGVFIIKLSIYYLFLTISLSLIIKFKIALEEKYLINKFKNYLLYKNEVKV encoded by the coding sequence ATGTCTAAATTTAAGTTAAAAAATTTTTTTAAAGCTGCTTATGACCTAATGCTTGTTTTTTTACAGTTCTTTATTATTAGTCTTCATTTTTTTCAATGGGAATTTCTTCCAAAAAAACAAATAATTCAAGCAAGTCCTTTTTCTTATTTCATGGGCCTTTTGATTATCATAATCGCTTTCATACTAATGTTAGTTTCAATTAAAGACTTAGGTAGAAATTTATCCCCTTTCCCAAGACCTATAAACAATAGCAATCTAGTTACTACAGGTATTTATCGATTTACGCGCCATCCCATGTACTATTCTTTATTATTTATTTCCATTGGAGTTTTTATAATTAAATTATCTATTTATTACTTATTTTTGACAATAAGTTTATCTTTAATTATTAAATTTAAGATTGCCTTGGAAGAGAAATATTTAATTAATAAATTTAAGAATTACTTACTATATAAAAATGAGGTTAAAGTTTAA